The following proteins come from a genomic window of Desulfonatronum thiodismutans:
- a CDS encoding BrnT family toxin, which produces MAVEYDPAKARSNLHKHGIRFADAEQALRDPFALTVEDPDAEGEQRFVTLGMDSLGRILVVVHTPRERHTRLISARKASRGERKQYHAQGI; this is translated from the coding sequence ATGGCTGTCGAATACGACCCGGCCAAAGCCCGGTCCAACCTTCACAAGCACGGAATTCGCTTTGCCGACGCTGAACAGGCGCTTCGGGATCCGTTTGCTTTGACCGTTGAAGACCCGGACGCGGAAGGAGAGCAACGGTTTGTTACCCTGGGAATGGATTCTCTCGGGAGGATTCTCGTCGTCGTTCACACCCCTCGCGAACGTCATACCCGCCTCATTTCAGCGCGCAAGGCCAGCCGAGGCGAAAGGAAGCAGTATCATGCGCAAGGAATATGA
- a CDS encoding aldehyde ferredoxin oxidoreductase family protein has translation MSSATWGVMLHADLTTGTFQDVLLPDWLQENYLGGKGFAAKLLLDLIPERADPLGPDNVLLFLPGPLTGTPAPAMRACVATKSPLTNLFLDSYFGGMFGSEIKYVGYDGLIITGQAPELVILVVDRDGPRLRPAGELWGLDTLETTQRVKDILDDDGFKIASIGPAGEEHVPYALICCEFNRQAGRGGAGAVMGAKNLKAVALNGDRLVRVHDQAAFEQALDRANQEIQDSAECRALMSSGTAASVEFANEAGLIPANNFSDGTSPLAKKLGEGGQSRALWLSRAACFGCPIACTQMGAVRTGAHAQMVTDIVEYESAAMLGTNLGIGDPRAVAHLTKLCDLLGLDSISTGACVSFAMEAKAKGLLAKSSLEDMADLDFGSVAAVERLIRMIANRQGELGRLLAQGVKVAAEVLGPEAESLAQHVKGLEMPAWGPRGAPGMGLAYMTADRGACHQRGFPVGYEATGMEWRGKPVRALDLEGKAELVAALQDYLAGTDCLVKCDFGAMGVAPQTYADLLNAATGREVEPGFFDELGRRIWNTTRLFNLREGLDVSQERLPRRFVEEPLPSGPHKGHRITEQDMQTLLTDYYRIRGWDAQGRPTEECLERTGVVTDRRFVMTASGVLKP, from the coding sequence ATGAGCAGCGCAACCTGGGGCGTGATGCTCCACGCGGATCTGACCACGGGTACGTTTCAGGATGTGCTTCTTCCGGACTGGCTCCAGGAGAACTATCTGGGCGGCAAAGGGTTCGCGGCCAAGCTGCTTCTGGATCTGATTCCGGAGCGGGCCGATCCTTTGGGGCCGGACAACGTACTGCTCTTCCTGCCCGGCCCGCTTACCGGAACCCCGGCCCCGGCCATGCGGGCCTGCGTCGCGACCAAGTCCCCGCTGACCAACCTGTTCCTGGACTCCTATTTCGGGGGAATGTTCGGCTCGGAAATCAAGTACGTCGGATACGACGGGCTGATCATCACGGGCCAAGCGCCGGAACTCGTAATTCTGGTCGTGGACCGGGACGGCCCTCGATTGCGTCCCGCGGGAGAGCTTTGGGGGCTGGACACCCTGGAAACCACCCAACGGGTCAAGGATATCCTGGACGACGATGGCTTCAAGATCGCGTCCATCGGACCGGCTGGAGAAGAACACGTCCCGTATGCCCTGATCTGTTGCGAATTCAATCGTCAGGCCGGACGGGGCGGGGCGGGCGCAGTGATGGGGGCCAAAAATCTGAAAGCCGTGGCCCTCAATGGCGATCGGCTGGTCCGGGTTCATGACCAGGCCGCGTTCGAGCAGGCTTTGGACCGTGCGAACCAGGAGATCCAAGACAGCGCCGAATGTCGTGCCCTGATGAGTTCCGGCACCGCGGCCTCGGTGGAGTTTGCCAATGAGGCCGGGCTGATCCCGGCGAACAACTTCAGTGACGGAACCTCGCCCTTGGCCAAGAAACTGGGTGAAGGCGGCCAGTCCCGGGCCTTGTGGTTGAGCCGGGCGGCTTGTTTCGGGTGCCCCATTGCCTGCACTCAGATGGGTGCGGTTCGGACCGGAGCCCATGCCCAGATGGTCACGGACATCGTGGAGTACGAGTCCGCGGCCATGCTCGGGACCAATCTTGGCATCGGCGACCCCCGGGCCGTGGCCCACCTGACCAAGCTGTGCGATCTGCTAGGGCTCGACTCCATCTCCACGGGCGCTTGCGTGAGTTTTGCCATGGAGGCCAAGGCCAAGGGGCTGCTGGCAAAATCCTCTTTAGAGGATATGGCCGACCTGGATTTCGGCAGTGTCGCGGCGGTGGAACGGTTGATCCGGATGATCGCCAACCGGCAGGGCGAACTGGGGCGTCTTCTGGCTCAGGGCGTCAAGGTCGCGGCCGAGGTCCTGGGGCCGGAGGCGGAAAGCCTGGCCCAGCACGTCAAGGGCCTGGAAATGCCCGCCTGGGGACCGCGCGGTGCCCCGGGCATGGGCCTGGCCTATATGACCGCGGACCGGGGGGCCTGCCATCAGCGCGGATTCCCCGTGGGCTACGAGGCCACGGGCATGGAATGGCGGGGCAAGCCGGTCCGGGCCTTGGACCTGGAGGGCAAGGCCGAACTGGTGGCGGCCTTGCAGGACTATCTGGCGGGCACGGACTGTCTGGTGAAATGCGACTTCGGGGCCATGGGCGTTGCGCCTCAAACCTACGCCGACCTGCTGAACGCGGCCACGGGCCGCGAGGTGGAGCCGGGCTTTTTCGACGAACTTGGTCGCCGGATCTGGAACACCACCCGCCTCTTCAATCTGCGCGAAGGCCTGGACGTGTCCCAAGAGCGCCTGCCCCGGCGCTTCGTGGAGGAGCCTCTGCCCAGCGGCCCGCACAAGGGACACCGGATTACCGAACAGGATATGCAAACATTGCTGACGGACTACTACCGGATCAGGGGCTGGGACGCGCAGGGTCGTCCAACTGAGGAATGTTTGGAGCGGACCGGTGTCGTGACGGATCGTCGATTCGTGATGACGGCGTCCGGGGTTCTGAAACCGTAA
- a CDS encoding 4Fe-4S dicluster domain-containing protein translates to MQKKTPPIFIRTHFDACTGCQLCQAACSLHVFGGYNPRRSMLAIRRKWENMAHIPVVCEQCANPMCLRACPVKAISRDEETGVVVIDRETCISCGLCGRYCPLGMIHLDAKSGKAFKCDLCDGNPGCVRACPTGALEVFESARIPASGEEGQS, encoded by the coding sequence ATGCAAAAAAAAACTCCCCCCATATTCATTCGCACCCACTTCGATGCCTGCACCGGATGCCAACTCTGTCAGGCCGCCTGTTCCCTGCACGTGTTCGGCGGGTACAATCCGCGGAGATCCATGTTGGCCATTCGGCGCAAATGGGAGAACATGGCCCACATTCCGGTGGTCTGCGAGCAGTGCGCGAATCCGATGTGCCTGCGGGCCTGTCCGGTGAAGGCGATATCCCGTGATGAAGAAACCGGGGTCGTGGTCATTGACCGGGAGACGTGCATTTCCTGCGGGCTGTGCGGCCGATATTGCCCATTGGGCATGATCCATCTGGACGCGAAAAGCGGCAAGGCCTTCAAGTGCGACCTGTGCGACGGCAACCCTGGTTGCGTCCGGGCTTGCCCCACGGGGGCTCTGGAAGTGTTCGAATCGGCGAGAATCCCGGCAAGCGGCGAGGAGGGGCAATCATGA
- a CDS encoding ABC transporter substrate-binding protein, translated as MDKKLGKLAMAFAMVMMIGFAGNALASKEVRFVYVPWTCVTVKTEVAQFFLNELGYDASSMLLSVPIAYQAMASDQADIFLGNWMPTMQSIAEPHFESGKVESFSVIMENAKYTLAVPTYAYEAGLRDFSDIAKFGEKLEYKIYGIEEGNDGNEVIDLMINENMFNLGNFELIPSSETAMLTQVRNFARNQEWIVFLGWSPHWMNKIIDMSYLTGSDETTFGENDGTATVYINIRTGFDQEQPNVATFLSNYLVPIAMVNEAMNMLHEDSSVEPLEAGLAWLRANPEIYRGWMDGVTTADGQPALPVIEAVMAK; from the coding sequence ATGGACAAGAAATTAGGTAAGTTGGCGATGGCCTTCGCCATGGTCATGATGATCGGCTTTGCCGGAAACGCCCTCGCTTCCAAGGAAGTTCGGTTCGTGTACGTGCCCTGGACGTGCGTCACGGTGAAAACCGAGGTGGCCCAGTTTTTTTTGAATGAACTCGGCTATGACGCCTCCAGCATGCTGCTGTCCGTGCCCATCGCCTATCAGGCCATGGCCTCGGACCAAGCGGACATTTTTCTGGGCAATTGGATGCCCACCATGCAGAGCATTGCCGAGCCTCATTTCGAGAGCGGCAAGGTGGAGTCGTTCTCCGTGATCATGGAGAACGCCAAGTACACCCTGGCCGTGCCCACCTATGCCTATGAGGCTGGGTTGCGCGATTTTTCGGACATCGCCAAGTTCGGGGAAAAGTTGGAGTACAAGATCTACGGCATCGAGGAAGGCAACGACGGCAACGAGGTCATTGATCTGATGATCAATGAAAACATGTTCAACCTGGGAAATTTCGAGCTGATTCCCTCCAGCGAGACGGCCATGTTGACCCAGGTCCGGAACTTTGCACGCAACCAGGAGTGGATCGTTTTTCTGGGCTGGTCCCCGCACTGGATGAATAAGATCATCGACATGTCTTATCTTACGGGCAGCGATGAAACCACCTTCGGCGAGAACGACGGCACGGCCACAGTGTACATCAACATCCGCACCGGCTTCGACCAGGAGCAGCCCAACGTGGCCACGTTCCTGAGCAACTACCTGGTGCCCATCGCGATGGTCAACGAGGCCATGAACATGCTCCACGAAGACTCTTCAGTAGAGCCCCTGGAAGCAGGTCTGGCTTGGCTACGCGCCAACCCGGAAATCTATCGCGGCTGGATGGACGGCGTGACCACGGCCGACGGTCAGCCCGCCCTGCCGGTGATCGAAGCGGTGATGGCGAAGTAG
- a CDS encoding glycosyltransferase family 9 protein yields the protein MSSILLVHRGALGDFLMAWPSMLALCGHFADRSVFWAGAGDRVPWLRPLGVEPCSPEMRRGLDALFLREQWPAELGDARVFWFVLDSPPPVPAHSRLHVLRGLSGFGSGSTLSPCEAYAQGLRELGIAWKPGWPDVWRELFGSWKSGQERAEDREILLFPGAGHPAKQWPLVQFFELARWLQGQGRSVRFVLGPAERDRGMEIAECPVICPESLEVLRELLLSARLVVGNDSGPMHLAGMLGVPGLALFGPALEAQWGPVGLRIIGLDLACRPCTRTGRIACADPRCLREISQVTVRREVAALLAR from the coding sequence GTGAGTTCCATTCTTCTGGTTCATCGCGGTGCACTGGGGGATTTTCTGATGGCCTGGCCCTCCATGCTCGCCCTTTGTGGGCACTTCGCGGACAGGAGCGTGTTTTGGGCGGGCGCGGGCGATCGCGTGCCCTGGTTGCGGCCTTTGGGCGTGGAGCCGTGCTCTCCTGAGATGCGACGCGGCCTGGATGCGTTGTTTCTTCGCGAGCAGTGGCCGGCGGAGTTGGGGGATGCGCGGGTTTTCTGGTTCGTGCTGGATAGCCCTCCCCCGGTTCCGGCGCATTCCCGGCTGCATGTGCTGCGCGGCCTTTCCGGGTTCGGAAGCGGTTCGACCTTGTCGCCTTGTGAAGCGTATGCCCAGGGCTTGCGCGAGCTGGGTATCGCCTGGAAACCTGGTTGGCCGGATGTTTGGCGAGAATTATTCGGATCGTGGAAAAGCGGACAAGAGAGGGCAGAGGATCGCGAGATTTTACTCTTTCCCGGAGCTGGACACCCGGCCAAGCAGTGGCCGCTTGTACAATTTTTTGAACTGGCCCGGTGGCTCCAGGGGCAGGGCCGAAGCGTTCGGTTCGTGCTCGGTCCGGCGGAGCGGGACCGGGGGATGGAAATCGCGGAGTGTCCGGTCATTTGTCCGGAATCATTGGAAGTCTTGCGGGAGCTGCTCTTGAGCGCGCGTCTGGTGGTGGGCAACGACAGCGGACCTATGCATTTGGCGGGCATGCTGGGCGTGCCGGGTCTGGCCTTGTTTGGACCGGCCTTGGAGGCGCAGTGGGGCCCCGTGGGACTGCGGATCATCGGTCTGGATTTGGCCTGTCGCCCATGTACGCGAACCGGACGGATAGCCTGCGCCGATCCTCGGTGTCTGCGGGAGATTTCTCAGGTTACGGTTCGTCGGGAAGTGGCCGCTCTCCTGGCTCGGTGA
- a CDS encoding BrnA antitoxin family protein, with the protein MRKEYDFSKAKRGPVVPSPGKTRITIMLDDDVIEHYRKQAEDSGTGYQTLINAALRQAVSASPKELDDFPLTVSSLRKVLREELHAA; encoded by the coding sequence ATGCGCAAGGAATATGATTTCAGCAAGGCCAAACGCGGCCCGGTCGTTCCATCACCTGGGAAGACCAGAATCACCATCATGCTCGACGACGACGTTATCGAGCATTATCGAAAACAGGCAGAGGACTCCGGGACCGGCTACCAGACTTTGATCAACGCCGCATTGCGGCAAGCCGTTTCCGCAAGCCCAAAGGAGCTGGACGACTTTCCATTGACGGTGTCCTCGCTCAGGAAAGTGCTCCGTGAAGAGCTGCATGCCGCCTGA
- a CDS encoding FadR/GntR family transcriptional regulator codes for MDRPFCAGKAEGLEGVCSAPVKAGRAGEDIALQIQAAVLGGKVKPGERLPSERELQVLFKTGRGVIREALQVLKHKGLIEIHKGAKGGAYVKNIEVVSISESFALFLKQNQTDPMHLIEFRESMDYVITDLAIARGSVERKQLLQDKAEALAAVADEANMELLAELDRELNLLFAKMAENPIFEWIMQALQIGFSSMDNALYEDAEYRQCIVDNWRHTAREIARHEPIKAKSYISFHYMILRRKVEAFQKNAANQ; via the coding sequence ATGGACCGTCCATTTTGTGCCGGTAAAGCCGAAGGGCTGGAGGGAGTCTGCTCGGCTCCTGTCAAAGCCGGACGTGCTGGTGAGGACATTGCTCTGCAAATTCAAGCCGCGGTGCTTGGCGGCAAGGTCAAGCCCGGTGAGCGATTACCCAGCGAACGTGAACTACAAGTCCTGTTCAAGACCGGCCGTGGCGTGATTCGTGAAGCGTTGCAGGTGCTCAAGCACAAGGGGTTGATTGAGATCCACAAGGGGGCCAAGGGCGGAGCCTACGTCAAGAACATCGAAGTTGTCAGCATCAGCGAGTCCTTTGCCCTGTTCCTGAAGCAGAACCAGACCGATCCCATGCATCTGATCGAATTTCGGGAAAGCATGGACTACGTGATTACGGACCTGGCCATTGCCCGCGGCAGCGTGGAGCGGAAGCAACTCCTGCAGGACAAGGCCGAAGCCCTGGCCGCCGTCGCGGACGAGGCGAACATGGAACTTCTGGCCGAACTGGACCGGGAGCTCAACCTGTTGTTCGCCAAAATGGCCGAAAACCCGATTTTTGAGTGGATCATGCAGGCTCTTCAGATCGGTTTCAGTTCCATGGACAACGCCCTGTACGAGGATGCGGAATACCGGCAGTGCATCGTGGACAACTGGCGACATACGGCCCGGGAGATCGCTCGCCACGAACCCATCAAGGCTAAATCCTACATCAGCTTTCATTACATGATTTTGCGCAGGAAGGTTGAGGCGTTCCAAAAAAACGCTGCAAACCAATGA
- the betA gene encoding choline dehydrogenase, with translation MSKKTYDVIIVGAGTAGSILANRLSADPDRRVLVLEAGRWDHKMDFRIHMPSALSFNLTNTFYNWAYESEPEQHMHNRRIAQPRGKVLGGSSSINGMIHIRGNAMDYEKWGAIKGLENWDYAHCLPYFQKMEYRLKGADAYQGRTGGQYLTTPKCENPLFDAFFAAVQQAGYPITSDVNGFQQEGFGKFESTTYRGNRWSTARGYLHPALHRSNLKLVCKALTTRILFDGRTAVGVEYRKGDKLHKVYAGEIICCGGAINSPQLLQLSGVGNSEHLLSKGVSVVADLPGVGENLQDHLEVYIQCASKRPVSLYPALKPWNMPKIGLEWLFRRTGIGASNHFEAGGFVRSNNEVDYPNLQFHFLPIAIRYDGTAPSEGHGYQLHVGPMYSDAKGSVRLMSNDPATAPRIRFNYLSTEKDRKEWVEAIECARGIFNQPAFSEFKAKELSPGEHIATEEEVLDFVAREGESAYHPSCTCKMGYDDMAVVDKDLKVHGLKNLRVVDASVMPEITNGNICAPVLMIAEKAADAILGNTPLPPSSVDFYRHGSAVKK, from the coding sequence ATGTCCAAGAAAACATATGACGTGATCATCGTTGGTGCCGGGACCGCCGGGAGCATCCTGGCCAACCGGCTGAGCGCGGACCCGGACCGTCGCGTACTGGTTTTGGAGGCTGGTCGCTGGGACCACAAGATGGATTTCCGGATCCACATGCCTTCGGCTTTGTCCTTCAACCTGACCAACACATTTTACAACTGGGCCTACGAGTCCGAGCCGGAACAGCACATGCACAACCGCCGGATCGCCCAGCCCCGTGGCAAGGTCCTGGGCGGCTCCAGTTCGATCAACGGGATGATCCACATTCGCGGCAACGCCATGGACTACGAAAAATGGGGAGCGATCAAGGGCCTGGAGAACTGGGACTACGCCCACTGCCTGCCATACTTTCAAAAGATGGAATACCGGCTGAAAGGCGCGGACGCCTATCAGGGCAGGACCGGCGGGCAGTACCTGACCACCCCGAAATGCGAGAACCCACTGTTCGACGCTTTTTTCGCCGCGGTCCAGCAGGCCGGGTATCCCATCACCTCGGACGTGAACGGTTTTCAACAGGAAGGGTTCGGCAAATTCGAAAGCACCACCTATCGCGGCAATCGCTGGAGCACGGCCCGCGGATATCTGCATCCGGCCCTGCACCGTTCCAACCTGAAACTGGTCTGCAAGGCCCTGACCACCCGGATCCTTTTTGACGGGCGCACCGCCGTGGGCGTGGAATACCGCAAGGGCGACAAGCTGCATAAAGTCTACGCCGGAGAGATCATCTGCTGCGGGGGGGCGATCAACTCGCCGCAACTGCTTCAGCTTTCGGGGGTCGGCAATTCGGAGCACCTCTTGTCCAAGGGTGTTTCCGTGGTCGCGGACCTGCCGGGCGTGGGCGAGAATCTGCAGGATCACCTGGAGGTCTACATACAGTGCGCGTCCAAGCGACCGGTCAGCCTCTATCCGGCACTCAAGCCCTGGAACATGCCCAAGATCGGCCTGGAATGGCTGTTCCGGCGCACGGGCATCGGGGCCAGCAACCATTTCGAGGCCGGGGGCTTTGTCCGGAGCAACAACGAGGTCGATTATCCAAACTTGCAGTTCCATTTCCTGCCCATCGCCATCCGCTACGACGGCACCGCGCCCAGCGAGGGCCATGGGTACCAGCTCCACGTCGGCCCGATGTACAGCGACGCCAAGGGCTCGGTCCGGCTGATGTCCAATGACCCGGCCACCGCGCCGCGCATCCGGTTCAACTATCTGTCCACGGAAAAGGACCGCAAGGAATGGGTCGAGGCCATCGAATGCGCCCGCGGGATATTCAATCAGCCGGCCTTCAGCGAGTTCAAGGCCAAGGAGCTTTCCCCCGGGGAGCATATTGCCACGGAAGAGGAGGTTCTGGATTTCGTGGCCCGGGAAGGGGAGAGCGCCTACCATCCCAGTTGCACCTGCAAGATGGGCTACGACGACATGGCCGTGGTGGACAAGGACTTGAAGGTTCACGGGCTGAAAAACCTGCGCGTGGTGGACGCCTCGGTGATGCCGGAAATCACCAACGGCAACATCTGCGCTCCGGTGCTGATGATCGCGGAAAAGGCCGCGGACGCGATTCTGGGCAACACGCCCTTGCCGCCGTCCAGTGTGGACTTTTATCGGCACGGGTCCGCGGTCAAGAAATAA
- a CDS encoding YeeE/YedE thiosulfate transporter family protein, whose translation MIKRDGGWSPYLAGGLSGLVGVMSVWLTGQFFGASTSFVRTAGMIEQWFSPERVAQLEYFARVVPRIDWQWMFLAGIVLGSLVSAWTSGSFRWQSVPDMWRERFGHTPVKRAVVAFSGGIVAMFGARLADGUPSGHGLSGSLQLAVSGFVALVCFFVGGLIMARIVYGGGKS comes from the coding sequence ATGATCAAACGTGACGGCGGATGGAGCCCATACCTGGCCGGGGGGCTCAGCGGCCTGGTCGGGGTGATGTCGGTCTGGCTGACTGGACAGTTTTTCGGTGCGTCCACGTCCTTCGTGCGCACTGCGGGGATGATCGAACAGTGGTTCAGCCCGGAACGGGTCGCCCAACTGGAGTACTTTGCCCGGGTGGTTCCCCGCATCGACTGGCAATGGATGTTCCTGGCGGGAATCGTGTTGGGGTCCCTGGTCTCGGCCTGGACCTCCGGCTCGTTCCGCTGGCAGTCCGTCCCGGACATGTGGCGGGAACGCTTCGGCCACACCCCGGTCAAGCGGGCCGTCGTCGCCTTTTCCGGCGGCATTGTGGCCATGTTCGGGGCCCGACTGGCCGACGGCTGACCCAGCGGTCATGGGTTGAGCGGTTCGCTTCAACTGGCTGTCAGCGGTTTTGTGGCTCTGGTCTGTTTTTTTGTCGGCGGGTTGATCATGGCCCGTATTGTCTATGGAGGTGGGAAATCATGA
- a CDS encoding CehA/McbA family metallohydrolase, with translation MKYVKIVFWSFLLSVVFSLNLQAAEPGVQVRKGPTDIVNGIALADEDITVSNEFYKIAFAVGTTPPWGVPHGSIVDSALFVDGEWTDNRTALIDFLPHGWSAWPSESQRTRIVEQSPDRVVIQITRDYDANIELITTYTVTSGSNILDVSTRMTNRGEKTYEDLLAGYSLCTLSGYMFGPWGTVERGYDQVAEEWFGDYVLGYDEHFAMAVHYPGFTDFAWGTGWRDLYRKQTLAPGDTVDLAAWIQFEDIGGTAKVMRHNLALNEKPFGTVSGVVQTTEGNAVAEPVVIFEKATPEARDMLFAWTVGENGAYEIALEEGEYAVHAVAKGYSLTAKQRITVSPGENTLLDFNDINKGGEVVLSVVDKKTQQPVDARIEVVEGPEILVEYVGARTFFTELDNPGLAGFQLAQGEYTLSVSNGAGFTAREEMINLSVVSEGRHELVQAVEQLIDLSGSGWYAADLHHHSDILDGVTPPNYLVRSQLAGGLDIVFVSDHDSIANNEQIAEMARSRSVPFISGIEVSPNWGHINVLPIPLDGRDVSIDPGITAGEIFARARELDALVIVAHPYITYGYFHSAERDMVPGGWDADFDLIEINGAISTKDNHKALQRTWEFWNNQEKYYLAGGSDVHDVWRYRSGNARTIARVDGDFTLEKYYQALKQGNSYVSFGPLVYPEHAFGQTIHVPASGFDLGFKTVSVHGVDKVTVVTEGSRFNDDGEIEGFAFQKNYDGVDEQYVSVPLTPKKNTWYALIIEDGQGNWAMSNPIWVNAL, from the coding sequence GTGAAATATGTAAAAATCGTTTTCTGGTCGTTTTTGTTGAGTGTTGTTTTTTCCCTGAATCTGCAGGCCGCCGAGCCAGGGGTTCAGGTGCGCAAAGGGCCGACGGACATCGTCAACGGCATTGCCCTGGCTGATGAAGACATCACTGTTTCCAACGAATTCTACAAAATCGCCTTTGCCGTTGGAACAACCCCGCCATGGGGCGTTCCGCATGGCTCCATCGTGGACTCCGCTCTATTCGTGGACGGAGAATGGACCGACAATCGAACCGCGTTGATCGATTTCCTGCCCCACGGCTGGTCCGCCTGGCCCAGTGAATCCCAGCGGACGCGTATCGTGGAGCAGAGCCCTGACCGGGTCGTCATCCAGATCACCAGGGACTACGACGCGAACATTGAACTGATCACGACGTATACGGTTACATCCGGAAGCAATATCCTGGATGTTTCCACGCGGATGACGAATCGCGGAGAGAAAACTTACGAAGATCTTCTGGCGGGATACTCCTTGTGTACGCTTAGCGGATACATGTTCGGCCCTTGGGGCACGGTGGAAAGAGGCTACGACCAGGTGGCCGAAGAGTGGTTTGGGGACTATGTTCTCGGGTATGACGAACACTTCGCCATGGCCGTGCATTACCCCGGGTTCACGGATTTTGCCTGGGGAACCGGATGGCGGGATCTCTACAGGAAGCAGACGTTGGCTCCCGGGGATACAGTGGATCTGGCGGCCTGGATTCAATTCGAAGATATCGGCGGTACCGCGAAGGTGATGCGTCATAACCTTGCGCTGAATGAAAAGCCTTTTGGGACGGTTTCCGGGGTTGTGCAAACCACTGAGGGAAATGCCGTCGCCGAACCCGTCGTAATATTCGAAAAGGCCACGCCGGAGGCCCGGGACATGCTCTTCGCCTGGACCGTCGGGGAAAACGGCGCCTATGAAATCGCTTTGGAAGAGGGGGAATATGCCGTCCATGCCGTGGCCAAGGGGTATTCGTTGACCGCCAAGCAGCGGATTACCGTCTCCCCCGGAGAGAACACCCTCCTCGATTTCAATGACATCAACAAGGGTGGCGAGGTTGTCCTTTCCGTCGTGGACAAGAAGACGCAACAACCCGTCGACGCCCGGATCGAAGTGGTTGAGGGTCCGGAAATTCTCGTGGAGTACGTTGGAGCCAGGACTTTTTTCACGGAGCTGGATAATCCCGGCTTGGCCGGCTTCCAGTTGGCTCAGGGCGAGTACACCCTGTCTGTTTCCAATGGCGCCGGTTTCACGGCCAGAGAGGAAATGATCAATCTGTCCGTTGTGTCCGAAGGGCGTCACGAACTGGTTCAAGCCGTCGAACAGTTGATCGACCTGTCCGGTTCAGGCTGGTATGCGGCGGACCTGCACCACCATTCGGATATTCTGGACGGGGTGACGCCCCCCAATTATCTTGTTCGCTCTCAACTTGCCGGCGGATTGGACATCGTCTTTGTCAGCGATCACGACTCCATTGCCAACAATGAACAAATCGCTGAAATGGCCCGGTCCAGGTCGGTTCCCTTCATCTCCGGGATCGAGGTTTCTCCGAACTGGGGACACATCAATGTTCTGCCTATTCCCTTGGATGGGCGGGACGTGTCCATTGATCCCGGCATCACGGCTGGAGAGATTTTTGCCAGGGCCAGAGAGCTGGACGCCTTGGTGATAGTCGCGCATCCCTACATCACGTACGGGTATTTTCACAGCGCGGAACGCGACATGGTCCCCGGCGGCTGGGACGCGGATTTCGATTTAATCGAAATCAACGGCGCCATCTCCACCAAGGATAATCACAAGGCCCTGCAACGGACCTGGGAGTTTTGGAATAACCAGGAAAAATACTATCTTGCCGGTGGAAGCGACGTCCATGACGTCTGGCGGTACCGGTCCGGCAATGCCAGGACTATCGCCCGGGTCGACGGCGACTTCACTTTGGAGAAGTATTACCAGGCCCTGAAACAGGGCAACTCCTATGTTTCCTTCGGTCCGCTGGTTTACCCCGAGCATGCCTTCGGCCAAACCATTCATGTTCCCGCCAGTGGGTTTGATTTGGGCTTCAAGACGGTTTCCGTTCATGGCGTTGATAAAGTTACAGTCGTGACCGAAGGGTCCAGGTTCAACGATGACGGTGAAATCGAGGGGTTTGCCTTCCAGAAAAACTATGACGGTGTTGACGAACAATATGTCTCCGTGCCTCTCACGCCGAAAAAGAATACGTGGTACGCTTTGATCATTGAAGATGGTCAAGGGAATTGGGCCATGAGCAACCCGATTTGGGTGAATGCCCTGTAG
- a CDS encoding YeeE/YedE thiosulfate transporter family protein produces MSILIYGLITGFLFGFLLQKGRVLRYDKQLGALRLMDMTIIKFMLSSVIVGMVGVYLLQDMGVAKLSVKPLMLGPIIVGGLLFGLGWGLLGYCPGTSMGALGEGRWDALWGILGMIVGGGLFAEAYPWLRSTVYTWGDYGRLTLPEMLGVSHWLIIPVFIVGAILLFRWFERKGL; encoded by the coding sequence ATGAGCATCCTGATCTATGGACTGATCACCGGCTTCCTCTTCGGATTCCTGCTTCAGAAAGGGCGGGTGCTGCGCTACGACAAGCAACTCGGCGCACTCCGGTTGATGGACATGACCATCATCAAGTTCATGCTTTCCAGCGTGATCGTAGGCATGGTCGGCGTGTACCTGCTTCAGGATATGGGAGTGGCCAAACTCTCCGTGAAACCCCTGATGCTCGGGCCGATCATCGTCGGAGGCCTGCTTTTCGGTCTGGGTTGGGGCCTGTTGGGGTATTGCCCGGGCACCTCCATGGGGGCCCTGGGCGAGGGGCGCTGGGACGCGCTGTGGGGCATCCTGGGGATGATCGTCGGCGGAGGGCTCTTTGCCGAAGCCTATCCCTGGCTGCGGTCCACGGTGTACACTTGGGGCGACTACGGACGCCTGACCTTGCCGGAAATGCTCGGCGTCAGCCATTGGCTGATCATTCCGGTATTCATTGTCGGCGCGATCCTGCTTTTTCGATGGTTTGAACGCAAGGGGCTTTAG